A single window of Nicotiana tomentosiformis chromosome 1, ASM39032v3, whole genome shotgun sequence DNA harbors:
- the LOC104117966 gene encoding pentatricopeptide repeat-containing protein At4g28010: MMTRKQLTNLCIYFPEPFNTQNRFFITHFSAAATLHSSDTQKLDTQLRSLCENPKKPQLINAFALFNQNLDLGQIPSESTCNFLVVTFAKNKEYNLALMVYHEMRKVQVLPWFLSLAALIESFVHFQKPKLAIGVLGLIFKNGYKVNVYIVNVILKGLCENGMVVKAIEFVCSLDKKAVMPDVVSLNTLVRGLCKEKKIEEALDLRFSMENVVSCGPNSYTYSMLMEGLCSEGRLDDAMELLEEMRTKGLEADVVVYTTLINGLCNKGYVSRGKELLNEMLEKGISPSVVTYSCLINGFCKQGKLKESTMLYDDMLNRGIQPDIFMFVGMIGALCTKGKAKKAMELFNLILDRGEEPGNITYNILVSALCKEGLLADAFRILKVMIEKGKTPDLVTYNTLLKGLCESGKVDDAMTLFESMLGDETYVQPNVITMNVLICGLCRDGQLDKAAKIHNEMVENKSLADIGTFTVLIGAYLEANNVVKALELWKQLNQLNFIPDSITYNTIIDGFCKLNVLNIAKGLFLRFRKNGYHPTAFDYNSLMDALCKEGSLEQATGLFKEMLDANCEPDIVSYNIIIRSTLEAGNLQSAKELLVGMNRRSLNPDVFTFSILINRFSKLGQLEEAKKLFEIMDASGLTDITVYDCLLKGFSLNGQTGEIVDLLHKMAAKGIELDSRITSTILECLCNFSEDVNVEELLPNFHRKSQKDLAFPAVNC; this comes from the coding sequence ATGATGACTAGAAAGCAATTAACGAATCTCTGCATTTATTTTCCAGAACCCTTTAATACCCAAAATCGATTTTTTATCACACACTTTTCAGCAGCAGCTACACTTCACTCATCAGATACACAAAAATTGGATACCCAATTAAGGTCCCTTTGTGAAAACCCTAAAAAACCCCAATTAATTAATGCATTTGCACTTTTTAACCAAAATCTTGATTTGGGTCAAATCCCATCAGAGTCAACTTGCAATTTTCTTGTTGTAACTTTTGCAAAGAATAAGGAGTACAATCTTGCTTTAATGGTGTACCATGAAATGAGAAAAGTTCAAGTCTTGCCTTGGTTTTTATCATTAGCTGCTTTGATTGAATCTTTTGTGCATTTTCAAAAGCCAAAATTGGCAATTGGTGTATTGGGGTTGATTTTCAAGAATGGTTATAAGGTTAATGTGTATATTGTTAATGTGATATTGAAGGGTTTATGTGAAAATGGTATGGTTGTTAAGGCTATTGAGTTTGTTTGTAGTTTGGATAAGAAAGCGGTAATGCCCGATGTAGTTAGTTTAAACACCCTCGTGAGAGGACTTTGTAAAGAGAAGAAAATAGAGGAGGCTCTGGATTTGAGGTTTAGTATGGAAAATGTGGTTAGTTGTGGTCCAAACTCGTATACATATAGCATGTTGATGGAGGGTCTTTGTTCCGAGGGTAGGTTGGATGACGCGATGGAGTTGTTGGAAGAGATGAGAACGAAGGGTTTGGAAGCTGATGTTGTCGTGTACACTACACTTATAAATGGGCTTTGCAACAAAGGGTATGTTAGTAGAGGGAAAGAACTTTTGAATGAGATGTTGGAGAAAGGAATTTCTCCGAGCGTAGTCACTTATTCGTGCTTAATTAATGGATTTTGTAAGCAGGGCAAATTGAAAGAAAGTACAATGTTGTATGATGATATGTTGAACAGGGGAATCCAACCCGACATTTTTATGTTTGTGGGTATGATTGGTGCGCTCTGCACTAAGGGGAAGGCTAAAAAAGCAATGGAATTGTTCAATTTGATTCTTGATAGGGGTGAGGAGCCCGGAAATATAACTTACAATATTCTTGTTAGTGCACTATGCAAGGAAGGATTATTGGCCGATGCTTTTCGCATTTTAAAGGTGATGATAGAGAAAGGCAAGACACCCGATTTGGTCACTTACAATACACTACTAAAAGGACTTTGTGAAAGTGGGAAAGTAGATGATGCAATGACACTTTTCGAATCGATGTTGGGTGACGAGACTTATGTCCAGCCGAACGTTATTACAATGAACGTACTGATATGCGGACTTTGCCGAGACGGCCAGCTCGATAAGGCTGCAAAAATTCATAACGAGATGGTTGAGAACAAGAGTCTAGCTGATATCGGAACCTTTACTGTACTTATTGGAGCTTACTTAGAggcaaacaatgttgtcaaagcTTTGGAACTCTGGAAGCAGCTAAATCAATTGAATTTTATTCCCGATTCAATAACCTATAACACTATAATTGATGGATTTTGCAAGCTAAATGTGCTCAATATTGCAAAAGGTTTGTTTCTTAGATTTAGAAAGAACGGATATCATCCGACCGCTTTTGACTACAACTCATTGATGGATGCCTTGTGCAAAGAGGGTAGCTTGGAGCAAGCGACGGGATTGTTTAAAGAGATGTTAGATGCAAATTGTGAACCCGATATAGTCTCGTACAATATTATCATTCGTTCGACTCTCGAAGCAGGGAATTTGCAATCAGCTAAGGAGTTGCTTGTTGGTATGAATAGGAGGAGTTTGAATCCTGATGTTTTCACTTTCTCCATATTAATAAATAGGTTTTCGAAGCTAGGACAATTGGAGGAGGCGAAAAAGTTATTTGAGATAATGGATGCTTCTGGCTTGACAGACATTACTGTGTATGATTGTTTACTCAAGGGTTTTAGTTTGAATGGTCAAACAGGAGAAATTGTTGATTTGCTCCACAAAATGGCTGCTAAGGGTATTGAGCTAGACTCAAGAATTACTTCAACTATCTTGGAATGTCTTTGTAATTTTTCTGAAGATGTTAATGTGGAGGAACTGTTGCCAAATTTTCACAGAAAATCTCAGAAGGATTTAGCATTCCCTGCAGTGAATTGTTGA